Proteins encoded within one genomic window of Haematobia irritans isolate KBUSLIRL chromosome 5, ASM5000362v1, whole genome shotgun sequence:
- the AGO1 gene encoding protein argonaute-1 isoform X1, producing MSTERELAGGPAQLHNLPMTFPDLGATLAVGIISKVYAPPAPGSSVNPTAVTSPSASNVAVGGAVGGASSTQAAVDSALGASSTVTPATAAAAATPTQPELPVFTCPRRPNLGREGRPIVLRANHFQVSMPRGYVHHYDINIQPDKCPRKVNREIIETMVHAYSKIFGVLKPVFDGRNNLYTRDPLPIGNDRLELEVTLPGEGKDRIFRVTIKWMAQVSLFNLEEALEGRTRQIPYDAILALDVVMRHLPSMTYTPVGRSFFSSPDGYYHPLGGGREVWFGFHQSVRPSQWKMMLNIDVSATAFYKSQPVIDFMCEVLDIRDINEQRKPLTDSQRVKFTKEIKGLKIEITHCGQMRRKYRVCNVTRRPAQMQSFPLQLENGQTVECTVAKYFLDKYRMKLRFPHLPCLQVGQEHKHTYLPLEVCHIVAGQRCIKKLTDMQTSTMIKATARSAPDREREINNLVKRADFNNDSYVQEFGLTISNSMMEVRGRVLPPPKLQYGGRVSSMTGQQLFPPQNKVSLASPNQGVWDMRGKQFFTGVEIRVWAIACFAPQRTVREDALRNFTQQLQKISNDAGMPIIGQPCFCKYATGPDQVEPMFKYLKQSFASLQLVVVVLPGKTPVYAEVKRVGDTVLGMATQCVQAKNVNKTSPQTLSNLCLKINVKLGGINSILVPSIRPKVFNEPVIFLGADVTHPPAGDNKKPSIAAVVGSMDAHPSRYAATVRVQQHRQEIIQELSSMVRELLIMFYKSTGGYKPHRIILYRDGVSEGQFPHVLQHELTAIREACIKLEAEYRPGITFIVVQKRHHTRLFCAEKKEQSGKSGNIPAGTTVDVGITHPTEFDFYLCSHQGIQGTSRPSHYHVLWDDNHFDSDELQCLTYQLCHTYVRCTRSVSIPAPAYYAHLVAFRARYHLVEKEHDSGEGSHQSGCSEDRTPGAMARAITVHADTKKVMYFA from the exons ATGTCCACGGAGAGGGAGCTGGCGGGTGGGCCAGCTCAACTCCATAACCTACCTATGACGTTTCCAGATCTAGGAGCAACTCTGGCTGTGGGTATAATCAGCAAAGTTTAtg caccACCAGCTCCTGGTTCATCAGTGAATCCCACCGCTGTAACTAGCCCAAGTGCTTCGAATGTTGCTGTAGGGGGTGCCGTTGGAGGCGCCTCATCTACCCAGGCAGCTGTAGATTCCGCTTTAGGTGCTTCATCGACGGTTACCCCAGCGACAGCTGCCGCAGCTGCTACCCCCACCCAACCTGAACTTCCTGTCTTTACATGTCCCAGACGTCCGAATTTGGGCCGCGAGGGTCGTCCCATAGTATTGCGGGCCAACCACTTTCAAGTTAGTATGCCGCGTGGCTATGTCCACCACTACGACATCAATATACAACCAGACAAATGTCCCCGCAAAGTTAATCGTGAAATTATTGAGACTATGGTACATGCATACAGTAAGATTTTTGGTGTTCTAAAACCGGTATTCGATGGTCGCAACAATTTGTATACACGCGATCCATTGCCAATAGGCAATGATCGTTTGGAACTGGAAGTAACTTTACCCGGTGAGGGTAAAGATAGAATTTTTCGAGTAACTATAAAATGGATGGCTCAAGTGTCTCTATTCAATTTGGAAGAAGCATTAGAAGGACGAACAAGGCAGATTCCTTATGATGCTATTCTAGCATTGGATGTGGTTATGCGTCATTTGCCAAGTATGACTTATACACCAGTGGGTAGAAGTTTCTTTAGCTCTCCTGATGGTTATTATCATCCCTTGGGTGGGGGTCGTGAAGTCTGGTTTGGTTTTCATCAAAGTGTGAGACCTTCACAATGGAAAATGATGCTAAATATTGATG TGTCGGCCACGGCTTTTTACAAATCCCAACCGGTGATTGACTTCATGTGTGAGGTCCTTGATATCAGAGATATTAATGAACAACGCAAGCCTTTAACTGATTCTCAACGTGTAAAATTCACCAAGGAAATCAAaggtttgaaaattgaaatcacCCATTGTGGGCAAATGAGAAGAAAGTATCGTGTCTGTAATGTTACCAGAAGACCAGCCCAAATGCAATC TTTCCCTCTACAACTCGAAAATGGTCAAACGGTTGAGTGTACAGTGGCAAAATATTTCCTTGATAAATATCGCATGAAATTGCGCTTCCCTCACTTGCCATGTCTACAGGTGGGCCAAGAACACAAACATACATATTTACCGCTGGAAGTATGCCATATTGTTGCTGGCCAAAGATGCATTAAGAAATTGACTGATATGCAAACATCTACCATGATAAAAGCTACAGCAAGATCAGCTCCCGATCGTGAGAGGGAAATTAATAATTTGGTTAAGAGAGCAGATTTCAATAATGATTCATATGTCCAAGAATTCGGTCTAACCATCTCCAATTCTATGATGGAAGTTCGTGGTCGTGTCCTGCCACCACCTAAGCTACAATACGGAGGTCGTGTATCAAGTATGACTGGTCAA CAACTATTTCCACCCCAAAATAAAGTGTCATTGGCCTCACCAAATCAAGGTGTTTGGGATATGCGTGGAAAACAATTCTTCACAGGCGTTGAAATAAGAGTCTGGGCCATAGCATGTTTTGCACCCCAACGTACCGTACGGGAGGATGCATTGCGAAATTTCACTCAACAATTGCAAAAGATATCAAATGATGCTGGTATGCCTATAATCGGACAGCCCTGTTTCTGTAAATATGCCACGGGACCGGATCAAGTCGAACCTATGTTCAAGTATTTAAAACAATCATTTGCCAGTTTGCAATTGGTAGTTGTTGTACTACCAGGAAAGACGCCAGTTTATG CTGAAGTTAAACGTGTTGGTGACACTGTTTTGGGTATGGCAACACAATGCGTACAAGCTAAGAATGTGAATAAAACATCACCACAAACACTTTCCAACCTTTGTCTGAAAATCAATGTGAAATTGGGTGGCATTAATTCTATTCTGGTACCTTCTATACGACCAAAAGTTTTCAATGAACCTGTCATTTTCCTGGGTGCTGATGTCACACATCCACCAGCTGGTGATAATAAAAAACCATCGATTGCCGCTGTTGTTGGCTCAATGGATGCCCATCCATCACGTTATGCGGCCACTGTTCGTGTGCAACAACATCGTCAGGAAATTATACAGGAACTATCCAGTATGGTTCGTGAATTGCTGATTATGTTCTACAAGTCCACAGGTGGTTATAAACCCCATCGTATTATTTTGTATCGCGATGGTGTTTCGGAAGGTCAATTCCCGCATGTTCTTCAGCATGAATTGACAGCTATACGTGAAGCATGCATTAAACTAGAGGCTGAATACCGTCCTGGTATTACTTTCATTGTTGTACAAAAAAGACATCACACAAGACTATTTTGTGCTGAGAAAAAGGAACAAAGTGGTAAATCTGGAAATATACCAGCTGGTACAACGGTCGATGTTGGCATTACACACCCTacagaatttgatttctatttatGTAGTCATCAAGGTATTCAG GGAACTAGCCGCCCTTCACATTATCACGTTCTATGGGACGACAATCATTTCGATTCGGATGAACTGCAATGTTTAACATATCAACTTTGTCACACCTATGTCCGTTGTACTCGATCGGTTTCTATACCAGCCCCAGCCTATTATGCTCATCTTGTGGCTTTCAGAGCAAG ataTCATTTGGTGGAAAAAGAACATGATTCCGGTGAAGGTTCACACCAAAGTGGCTGCTCTGAAGATCGTACACCTGGAGCTATGGCTCGTGCCATTACAGTACATGCGGATACCAAAAAGGTTATGTACTTTGCCTAa
- the AGO1 gene encoding protein argonaute-1 isoform X3, giving the protein MSTERELAGGPAQLHNLPMTFPDLGATLAVGIISKVYETQWTTPTHTRPQSPSQQQTSFDTLTSPPAPGSSVNPTAVTSPSASNVAVGGAVGGASSTQAAVDSALGASSTVTPATAAAAATPTQPELPVFTCPRRPNLGREGRPIVLRANHFQVSMPRGYVHHYDINIQPDKCPRKVNREIIETMVHAYSKIFGVLKPVFDGRNNLYTRDPLPIGNDRLELEVTLPGEGKDRIFRVTIKWMAQVSLFNLEEALEGRTRQIPYDAILALDVVMRHLPSMTYTPVGRSFFSSPDGYYHPLGGGREVWFGFHQSVRPSQWKMMLNIDVSATAFYKSQPVIDFMCEVLDIRDINEQRKPLTDSQRVKFTKEIKGLKIEITHCGQMRRKYRVCNVTRRPAQMQSFPLQLENGQTVECTVAKYFLDKYRMKLRFPHLPCLQVGQEHKHTYLPLEVCHIVAGQRCIKKLTDMQTSTMIKATARSAPDREREINNLVKRADFNNDSYVQEFGLTISNSMMEVRGRVLPPPKLQYGGRVSSMTGQQLFPPQNKVSLASPNQGVWDMRGKQFFTGVEIRVWAIACFAPQRTVREDALRNFTQQLQKISNDAGMPIIGQPCFCKYATGPDQVEPMFKYLKQSFASLQLVVVVLPGKTPVYAEVKRVGDTVLGMATQCVQAKNVNKTSPQTLSNLCLKINVKLGGINSILVPSIRPKVFNEPVIFLGADVTHPPAGDNKKPSIAAVVGSMDAHPSRYAATVRVQQHRQEIIQELSSMVRELLIMFYKSTGGYKPHRIILYRDGVSEGQFPHVLQHELTAIREACIKLEAEYRPGITFIVVQKRHHTRLFCAEKKEQSGKSGNIPAGTTVDVGITHPTEFDFYLCSHQGIQGTSRPSHYHVLWDDNHFDSDELQCLTYQLCHTYVRCTRSVSIPAPAYYAHLVAFRARYHLVEKEHDSGEGSHQSGCSEDRTPGAMARAITVHADTKKVMYFA; this is encoded by the exons ATGTCCACGGAGAGGGAGCTGGCGGGTGGGCCAGCTCAACTCCATAACCTACCTATGACGTTTCCAGATCTAGGAGCAACTCTGGCTGTGGGTATAATCAGCAAAGTTTAtg AAACGCAATGGACTACACCCACGCACACGAGGCCTCAAAGCCCATCTCAGCAGCAGACTAGCTTCGATACACTCACAT caccACCAGCTCCTGGTTCATCAGTGAATCCCACCGCTGTAACTAGCCCAAGTGCTTCGAATGTTGCTGTAGGGGGTGCCGTTGGAGGCGCCTCATCTACCCAGGCAGCTGTAGATTCCGCTTTAGGTGCTTCATCGACGGTTACCCCAGCGACAGCTGCCGCAGCTGCTACCCCCACCCAACCTGAACTTCCTGTCTTTACATGTCCCAGACGTCCGAATTTGGGCCGCGAGGGTCGTCCCATAGTATTGCGGGCCAACCACTTTCAAGTTAGTATGCCGCGTGGCTATGTCCACCACTACGACATCAATATACAACCAGACAAATGTCCCCGCAAAGTTAATCGTGAAATTATTGAGACTATGGTACATGCATACAGTAAGATTTTTGGTGTTCTAAAACCGGTATTCGATGGTCGCAACAATTTGTATACACGCGATCCATTGCCAATAGGCAATGATCGTTTGGAACTGGAAGTAACTTTACCCGGTGAGGGTAAAGATAGAATTTTTCGAGTAACTATAAAATGGATGGCTCAAGTGTCTCTATTCAATTTGGAAGAAGCATTAGAAGGACGAACAAGGCAGATTCCTTATGATGCTATTCTAGCATTGGATGTGGTTATGCGTCATTTGCCAAGTATGACTTATACACCAGTGGGTAGAAGTTTCTTTAGCTCTCCTGATGGTTATTATCATCCCTTGGGTGGGGGTCGTGAAGTCTGGTTTGGTTTTCATCAAAGTGTGAGACCTTCACAATGGAAAATGATGCTAAATATTGATG TGTCGGCCACGGCTTTTTACAAATCCCAACCGGTGATTGACTTCATGTGTGAGGTCCTTGATATCAGAGATATTAATGAACAACGCAAGCCTTTAACTGATTCTCAACGTGTAAAATTCACCAAGGAAATCAAaggtttgaaaattgaaatcacCCATTGTGGGCAAATGAGAAGAAAGTATCGTGTCTGTAATGTTACCAGAAGACCAGCCCAAATGCAATC TTTCCCTCTACAACTCGAAAATGGTCAAACGGTTGAGTGTACAGTGGCAAAATATTTCCTTGATAAATATCGCATGAAATTGCGCTTCCCTCACTTGCCATGTCTACAGGTGGGCCAAGAACACAAACATACATATTTACCGCTGGAAGTATGCCATATTGTTGCTGGCCAAAGATGCATTAAGAAATTGACTGATATGCAAACATCTACCATGATAAAAGCTACAGCAAGATCAGCTCCCGATCGTGAGAGGGAAATTAATAATTTGGTTAAGAGAGCAGATTTCAATAATGATTCATATGTCCAAGAATTCGGTCTAACCATCTCCAATTCTATGATGGAAGTTCGTGGTCGTGTCCTGCCACCACCTAAGCTACAATACGGAGGTCGTGTATCAAGTATGACTGGTCAA CAACTATTTCCACCCCAAAATAAAGTGTCATTGGCCTCACCAAATCAAGGTGTTTGGGATATGCGTGGAAAACAATTCTTCACAGGCGTTGAAATAAGAGTCTGGGCCATAGCATGTTTTGCACCCCAACGTACCGTACGGGAGGATGCATTGCGAAATTTCACTCAACAATTGCAAAAGATATCAAATGATGCTGGTATGCCTATAATCGGACAGCCCTGTTTCTGTAAATATGCCACGGGACCGGATCAAGTCGAACCTATGTTCAAGTATTTAAAACAATCATTTGCCAGTTTGCAATTGGTAGTTGTTGTACTACCAGGAAAGACGCCAGTTTATG CTGAAGTTAAACGTGTTGGTGACACTGTTTTGGGTATGGCAACACAATGCGTACAAGCTAAGAATGTGAATAAAACATCACCACAAACACTTTCCAACCTTTGTCTGAAAATCAATGTGAAATTGGGTGGCATTAATTCTATTCTGGTACCTTCTATACGACCAAAAGTTTTCAATGAACCTGTCATTTTCCTGGGTGCTGATGTCACACATCCACCAGCTGGTGATAATAAAAAACCATCGATTGCCGCTGTTGTTGGCTCAATGGATGCCCATCCATCACGTTATGCGGCCACTGTTCGTGTGCAACAACATCGTCAGGAAATTATACAGGAACTATCCAGTATGGTTCGTGAATTGCTGATTATGTTCTACAAGTCCACAGGTGGTTATAAACCCCATCGTATTATTTTGTATCGCGATGGTGTTTCGGAAGGTCAATTCCCGCATGTTCTTCAGCATGAATTGACAGCTATACGTGAAGCATGCATTAAACTAGAGGCTGAATACCGTCCTGGTATTACTTTCATTGTTGTACAAAAAAGACATCACACAAGACTATTTTGTGCTGAGAAAAAGGAACAAAGTGGTAAATCTGGAAATATACCAGCTGGTACAACGGTCGATGTTGGCATTACACACCCTacagaatttgatttctatttatGTAGTCATCAAGGTATTCAG GGAACTAGCCGCCCTTCACATTATCACGTTCTATGGGACGACAATCATTTCGATTCGGATGAACTGCAATGTTTAACATATCAACTTTGTCACACCTATGTCCGTTGTACTCGATCGGTTTCTATACCAGCCCCAGCCTATTATGCTCATCTTGTGGCTTTCAGAGCAAG ataTCATTTGGTGGAAAAAGAACATGATTCCGGTGAAGGTTCACACCAAAGTGGCTGCTCTGAAGATCGTACACCTGGAGCTATGGCTCGTGCCATTACAGTACATGCGGATACCAAAAAGGTTATGTACTTTGCCTAa
- the AGO1 gene encoding protein argonaute-1 isoform X2, whose protein sequence is MYPVGQQTQWTTPTHTRPQSPSQQQTSFDTLTSPPAPGSSVNPTAVTSPSASNVAVGGAVGGASSTQAAVDSALGASSTVTPATAAAAATPTQPELPVFTCPRRPNLGREGRPIVLRANHFQVSMPRGYVHHYDINIQPDKCPRKVNREIIETMVHAYSKIFGVLKPVFDGRNNLYTRDPLPIGNDRLELEVTLPGEGKDRIFRVTIKWMAQVSLFNLEEALEGRTRQIPYDAILALDVVMRHLPSMTYTPVGRSFFSSPDGYYHPLGGGREVWFGFHQSVRPSQWKMMLNIDVSATAFYKSQPVIDFMCEVLDIRDINEQRKPLTDSQRVKFTKEIKGLKIEITHCGQMRRKYRVCNVTRRPAQMQSFPLQLENGQTVECTVAKYFLDKYRMKLRFPHLPCLQVGQEHKHTYLPLEVCHIVAGQRCIKKLTDMQTSTMIKATARSAPDREREINNLVKRADFNNDSYVQEFGLTISNSMMEVRGRVLPPPKLQYGGRVSSMTGQQLFPPQNKVSLASPNQGVWDMRGKQFFTGVEIRVWAIACFAPQRTVREDALRNFTQQLQKISNDAGMPIIGQPCFCKYATGPDQVEPMFKYLKQSFASLQLVVVVLPGKTPVYAEVKRVGDTVLGMATQCVQAKNVNKTSPQTLSNLCLKINVKLGGINSILVPSIRPKVFNEPVIFLGADVTHPPAGDNKKPSIAAVVGSMDAHPSRYAATVRVQQHRQEIIQELSSMVRELLIMFYKSTGGYKPHRIILYRDGVSEGQFPHVLQHELTAIREACIKLEAEYRPGITFIVVQKRHHTRLFCAEKKEQSGKSGNIPAGTTVDVGITHPTEFDFYLCSHQGIQGTSRPSHYHVLWDDNHFDSDELQCLTYQLCHTYVRCTRSVSIPAPAYYAHLVAFRARYHLVEKEHDSGEGSHQSGCSEDRTPGAMARAITVHADTKKVMYFA, encoded by the exons ATGTATCCCGTTGGACAAC AAACGCAATGGACTACACCCACGCACACGAGGCCTCAAAGCCCATCTCAGCAGCAGACTAGCTTCGATACACTCACAT caccACCAGCTCCTGGTTCATCAGTGAATCCCACCGCTGTAACTAGCCCAAGTGCTTCGAATGTTGCTGTAGGGGGTGCCGTTGGAGGCGCCTCATCTACCCAGGCAGCTGTAGATTCCGCTTTAGGTGCTTCATCGACGGTTACCCCAGCGACAGCTGCCGCAGCTGCTACCCCCACCCAACCTGAACTTCCTGTCTTTACATGTCCCAGACGTCCGAATTTGGGCCGCGAGGGTCGTCCCATAGTATTGCGGGCCAACCACTTTCAAGTTAGTATGCCGCGTGGCTATGTCCACCACTACGACATCAATATACAACCAGACAAATGTCCCCGCAAAGTTAATCGTGAAATTATTGAGACTATGGTACATGCATACAGTAAGATTTTTGGTGTTCTAAAACCGGTATTCGATGGTCGCAACAATTTGTATACACGCGATCCATTGCCAATAGGCAATGATCGTTTGGAACTGGAAGTAACTTTACCCGGTGAGGGTAAAGATAGAATTTTTCGAGTAACTATAAAATGGATGGCTCAAGTGTCTCTATTCAATTTGGAAGAAGCATTAGAAGGACGAACAAGGCAGATTCCTTATGATGCTATTCTAGCATTGGATGTGGTTATGCGTCATTTGCCAAGTATGACTTATACACCAGTGGGTAGAAGTTTCTTTAGCTCTCCTGATGGTTATTATCATCCCTTGGGTGGGGGTCGTGAAGTCTGGTTTGGTTTTCATCAAAGTGTGAGACCTTCACAATGGAAAATGATGCTAAATATTGATG TGTCGGCCACGGCTTTTTACAAATCCCAACCGGTGATTGACTTCATGTGTGAGGTCCTTGATATCAGAGATATTAATGAACAACGCAAGCCTTTAACTGATTCTCAACGTGTAAAATTCACCAAGGAAATCAAaggtttgaaaattgaaatcacCCATTGTGGGCAAATGAGAAGAAAGTATCGTGTCTGTAATGTTACCAGAAGACCAGCCCAAATGCAATC TTTCCCTCTACAACTCGAAAATGGTCAAACGGTTGAGTGTACAGTGGCAAAATATTTCCTTGATAAATATCGCATGAAATTGCGCTTCCCTCACTTGCCATGTCTACAGGTGGGCCAAGAACACAAACATACATATTTACCGCTGGAAGTATGCCATATTGTTGCTGGCCAAAGATGCATTAAGAAATTGACTGATATGCAAACATCTACCATGATAAAAGCTACAGCAAGATCAGCTCCCGATCGTGAGAGGGAAATTAATAATTTGGTTAAGAGAGCAGATTTCAATAATGATTCATATGTCCAAGAATTCGGTCTAACCATCTCCAATTCTATGATGGAAGTTCGTGGTCGTGTCCTGCCACCACCTAAGCTACAATACGGAGGTCGTGTATCAAGTATGACTGGTCAA CAACTATTTCCACCCCAAAATAAAGTGTCATTGGCCTCACCAAATCAAGGTGTTTGGGATATGCGTGGAAAACAATTCTTCACAGGCGTTGAAATAAGAGTCTGGGCCATAGCATGTTTTGCACCCCAACGTACCGTACGGGAGGATGCATTGCGAAATTTCACTCAACAATTGCAAAAGATATCAAATGATGCTGGTATGCCTATAATCGGACAGCCCTGTTTCTGTAAATATGCCACGGGACCGGATCAAGTCGAACCTATGTTCAAGTATTTAAAACAATCATTTGCCAGTTTGCAATTGGTAGTTGTTGTACTACCAGGAAAGACGCCAGTTTATG CTGAAGTTAAACGTGTTGGTGACACTGTTTTGGGTATGGCAACACAATGCGTACAAGCTAAGAATGTGAATAAAACATCACCACAAACACTTTCCAACCTTTGTCTGAAAATCAATGTGAAATTGGGTGGCATTAATTCTATTCTGGTACCTTCTATACGACCAAAAGTTTTCAATGAACCTGTCATTTTCCTGGGTGCTGATGTCACACATCCACCAGCTGGTGATAATAAAAAACCATCGATTGCCGCTGTTGTTGGCTCAATGGATGCCCATCCATCACGTTATGCGGCCACTGTTCGTGTGCAACAACATCGTCAGGAAATTATACAGGAACTATCCAGTATGGTTCGTGAATTGCTGATTATGTTCTACAAGTCCACAGGTGGTTATAAACCCCATCGTATTATTTTGTATCGCGATGGTGTTTCGGAAGGTCAATTCCCGCATGTTCTTCAGCATGAATTGACAGCTATACGTGAAGCATGCATTAAACTAGAGGCTGAATACCGTCCTGGTATTACTTTCATTGTTGTACAAAAAAGACATCACACAAGACTATTTTGTGCTGAGAAAAAGGAACAAAGTGGTAAATCTGGAAATATACCAGCTGGTACAACGGTCGATGTTGGCATTACACACCCTacagaatttgatttctatttatGTAGTCATCAAGGTATTCAG GGAACTAGCCGCCCTTCACATTATCACGTTCTATGGGACGACAATCATTTCGATTCGGATGAACTGCAATGTTTAACATATCAACTTTGTCACACCTATGTCCGTTGTACTCGATCGGTTTCTATACCAGCCCCAGCCTATTATGCTCATCTTGTGGCTTTCAGAGCAAG ataTCATTTGGTGGAAAAAGAACATGATTCCGGTGAAGGTTCACACCAAAGTGGCTGCTCTGAAGATCGTACACCTGGAGCTATGGCTCGTGCCATTACAGTACATGCGGATACCAAAAAGGTTATGTACTTTGCCTAa
- the mRpL53 gene encoding mitochondrial ribosomal protein L53, with amino-acid sequence MSIYYSGTLKRSQGIVSAIGKELKRINLKGVNRITVTFDPFAENVKSTRDFLFLLSTPRVVQTNPKCVVKTDVVCNRQPAEVKFSLIPSAQEQLKVKDVRFLSTNLNTLEILQLCNKHISSLAPEEEDTGKVLTKAEKQKIASAGKKAPKKK; translated from the exons ATGTCGATATATTACAGTGGTACACTAAAACGTTCACAGGGAATTGTTTCTGCCATTGGTAAAGAATTGAAACGTATTAATTTAAAAGGTGTTAACCGCATAACAGTAACATTTGATCCCTTCGCAGAAAATGTAAAATCAACGAG AGACTTCCTTTTTCTATTATCTACGCCCCGTGTGGTGCAAACGAATCCCAAGTGTGTGGTAAAAACGGACGTTGTTTGTAATCGACAACCTGCTgaagtcaaattttctttaatacctTCAGCACAAG AACAATTAAAAGTTAAAGACGTACGCTTCCTAAGTACTAACTTAAATACATTGGAAATATTGCAATTGTGCAACAAACATATATCATCATTGGCTCCCGAAGAGGAAGACACCGGTAAAGTGCTGACCAAAGctgaaaagcaaaaaatcgcTAGTGCCGGCAAGAAAGCACCaaagaaaaagtaa
- the LOC142241278 gene encoding uncharacterized protein LOC142241278: protein MTRKHGGRHTGTLAVIEKIYGDIPAFTDIFTEESFYTFAFCFVCASILVAFILSRYITIKPVEM, encoded by the coding sequence ATGACACGCAAACACGGTGGTCGCCACACTGGTACCTTAGCAGTTATTGAGAAGATCTATGGAGATATACCAGCATTTACGGATATCTTTACAGAGGAGTCATTCTATACAtttgctttttgttttgtttgtgccTCAATATTGGTGGCATTCATTTTATCTAGATATATAACAATAAAGCCTGTTGAAATGTAA